AAGAATATTAATTTTGTGGTGAATCCAGGAGAGACCGTTGCCTTTGTAGGGTCGACGGGTTCAGGGAAGTCTTCCATCATGAATCTCTTCTTAAGATTTTATGATTTTAAAGAAGGGGAAATCTTGATTGATGAACTTCCAATTCAACAATATTCAAAAGAAGTTCTTCGCGATAAAATCGGACTCGTACTTCAAGATCCATTCTTATTCCATGGAACGGTTGCTTCTAATATTCGCATGTACCAAGACATCACAGACGAAGACGTGAAGCAGGCGAGTGAGTTCGTAGATGCTCATCATTTTATCGAACAACTTCCACAAGGATATGACCATAAAGTCTCTGAAAAGGGCTCAACATTCTCTAGCGGTGAGCGCCAATTAATCGCCTTTGCTCGAACGATTGCAGCCAATCCGAAAATCCTGATTCTGGATGAAGCGACTGCTAATATCGATTCGCAAACCGAAGAAGTGATTCAAACATCTCTTAAGAAGATGAGAAACGGTCGAACCACTTTAGCGATTGCGCACCGATTATCGACGATTCAAGATGCAAACCAAATTTTTGTACTCGATAAAGGAGAAATCGTCGAGAGCGGAACGCATACGGAACTCTTAGAAAAAGAAGGACTCTATTATAAAATGTACCAACTCCAAGCTGGGATGATGCAAGAATAACAATCATTAGAAAAGACATAGCGAAAAAACGCTATGTCTTTTTTGCAAGTGTAACATTTTTGTTACGTAACATAATTGTTACATCATAAGTTGGAAAAGTTCTGCTGTATCAAAAATGATTTGTATCAAAATTGATACAAAAGGAGTTTTTGAATTAAAGTTGTATCATCTGTGATACGTATCATGCAGGATACACATGTAATAATTATAAAATTTTAAGAAGAATATAATGGTGTGAAAAAAGCGGTGAAAAATGATAGCGTTTCATATTGACACGTTCCAAAATTAATTGTACACTATCAAAGTAGAGGAGGATGATTATGACTAATCCATTACAAGAAGCAAGAAAAGAGCATGTACTAGTGTGCGCTCATAGAGGAACTTGTGGAGCTTCTGTAATTCAGAATACTCGACTAGCCTTTAATAACGCATTATTACATGGTGCTGATATTGTCGAACTCGATATTGTTCGTTCAAAAGATGGTATTTTTTACGGACTACATGACGGGGTTGAAAAGTATATTTTTGGAAAGGAAGTAGATATTAGAGAATTAAACTCTGATGAAATCGATCATCTTGTAGTGACGAATGAATTCGATAAACCACTTGAAGGTCATGTTGAGAGAGTCGATGTTATCTTAGATTATTTATCAGAAAAGGATTGCTTTATCAACTTAGATCGTAGCTGGTTTTACTGGGATACGTTCCTTGATTATTTAAAAAAACGTCCAGATACAAGTTGTTGTATTTTAAAAGCTCCAGCTAAAGCAGAAATTCTAGAAGTTTTAAATGCGGCTAAATTTGAAATCGCTTTTATGCCAATCGTCAAGACTCAAGAAGAGTATCGGTTGGTTGAGCAATATGCCAACATCAATACAGTTGCTGTTGAGTTAATCTTTAAAACTCTAGATGCTGAAACGGTAAATCCTGATTTTATGGATGAACTTCATCAAAAAGGATTGCTACTCTGGGCCAATACTTTGACATTAAATAAAGTGTCTAAGTTATGTGGAGACTGTGATGACCATAGAGCAGTTTCAGGAGATTTAGATGGTAGCTTTGGCAAATTATTGGAAATGGGATTTGATATTATTCAAACCGATTGGCCATATTTATTAAGTTCATATATTAAAAATATACAAAAATAAAGGAGAATCTTTATGAACAAAACATTGAAAAAATTAGCTTTATTATCAGTTGCGATACTTGGTGCGGCATGTGCGCCTAGCACATCTTCTTCATCTGAAAGTACGCAAGCATCTTCTGGATCATCAGGATCTTCAGATGAAAAAATCGTTATTTACTCAAACTCAGTATCAAACGGTCGTGGAGACTGGTTGAAAGAAAAAGCTGCTGAAAATGGCTTTAATATTGAATTTGTAAGTATCAACGGTGGTGAGTTAGCAGACCGTGTTATCGCAGAAAAAAATAATGCGATTGCGGATATGATTTTTGGTTTAAATAATATGGAATTTAACCGTTTGAAAGATGAAAACTTATTAGAAAAATATGAGCCAAGTTGGAAAAGCGAAGTAGACTTATCTCTTGGAGATGCTGACGGATTATTCTATCCATTAGTAGTACAACCACTAGTATTGATTGGTAACGAATCTTCAACAATGCCAAAAGATTGGACCGACTTAGCTAAACCTGAATACAAAGGTAAATATAACATCTTCAAATTAAGTGGAGGTACTTCAAAAGTTATCTTAGGAAGTATTGCTTCTCGCTACCGCGATGACAGCGGCGAGTTAGGAGTTTCTAAAGAAGGCTGGGACGTTATCAAGGGGTACGCTCAAAACGCTAAAGTCGTAGCAAGTGAAACAGACTATATTGGTATGATTATCGATAAAAAAGATGGTATTGAATATAACATGATGTGGGGTTCTGGTTATTTACAAAATAAAAACGAACGTAAATATAACTTCAATGTTATGTATCCAGAAGTTGGTGAACCGTTTGTAACTGAACAAATTGGTATTTTAAACACTTCTAAGAAGAAAGAAACAGTACAAAAATTCATTAATTGGTTTGGTAGTGCAGAAGTTCAAGCTGAATGGTCTAAGAAATTCTCTTCTATTCCAGCAAATAAAAAAGCTCTTGAACAAGCAAATGATGATGTTAAAGACTTTATGAGTAAAGTAAAATCTCAAAAATTAGATTGGGAATTCATTTCAAAAAATATCAGCTCATGGGTTGAAAAAGTTGAACTTGAATTTTTAAAATAGAATGATGAGGAATTGAACATGATTAAATTTGAGAATGTTCAAATTAGCTACGGTGACTTTGTCGCCGTAGATGATTTGAATTTAGAAATTAAAGAGGGCGAATTTTTTACATTCTTGGGGCCCTCAGGTTGTGGTAAATCTACAACTTTAAGAACACTAGTTGGTTTTATTGATCCTTCCAAAGGAAATATTTTCGTAGACGAGAAAGATATAACTCGTCTAGCTCCTGAAAAAAGAGAGATTGGTATTGTATTCCAAAGTTATGCTTTATTCCCAACTATGACTGTATATGACAACATCGCATATGGGTTAAAAATCAAAAAAATGCCAAAATCTGAGATTGATGCAAAAGTAAATGAAATTGCTCAAAAGATTAAAATTTCAGATAAACAATTACAACGAAATGTATCTGAATTAAGTGGGGGACAACAACAACGTGTGGCTCTTGCTCGTGCATTAGTATTAGAACCAAAAATTCTTTGCTTAGATGAACCTTTATCTAACTTAGATGCTAAACTTCGAATTGATTTACGTCTTGAATTAAAGAGATTGCAAAGAGATTTAGGAATTACTACATTGTACGTAACCCATGACCAAGAAGAAGCATTGACGCTTTCAGATAGAATTGCTGTATTCAATAATGGGTTTATCGAACAAGTGGGTACTCCACAAGAAATTTATAACCAATCTGCGACTGAGTTTGTTTGTGATTTCATTGGAGATATTAATAAACTTACTGAAGAGACAATGAAAGAATTGACTGGTAAGGAAGAAGAAAAAGTTGGATACATTCGACTTGAAAGAATTAAATTCAAATCAACTTCTGAAGAAGATTACACAATTAAAGGAACGGTGGTTGATACAGAGTTTAAAGGGGTATTGGTTCAATACACCGTTAAAGCTGAAAGTGAACAAATCCTACGTGTGATTCAGAAGAATGATTATCTAGAAATTTTTGAGTTAGGACAAGAATTAACATTATTTATTCATCCTAATGATATTCTACAGTACTAGGGGTGAGATTAATGGCCAAAAGAAATAGCCTAAGTCAATGGATTTTAAGACTCATTGTGGGCTGGATATTAATTGCATTAGTCATTTACCCAAACTTAAATCTACTAAAAGAAATTTTCTACAAAAATGGGCAATTTTCATTCACTGCTGTTCAGAAGATTTTTTCTTCTCAACGTGCAATGCAATCCATTCAAAATAGTTTTATTTTAGCGGTAGCATTAGTAATTACCGTTAATGTTGTCGGTACTTTAGTAGTTTTATTTACAGAGTACTGGGAAATTAAAGGTAGTAAAGTATTAAAACTTGGATATATGACGTCACTAGTTTATGGTGGGGTAGTATTAGTTACTGGATATAAATTTGTTTATGGAAGCAATGGTGTGATTACTAAATTCTTAACTCAAATTTTCCCAAGTTTAGATAGTAACTGGTTTACCGGGTTTGGTGCTGTATTATTTATTATGACTTTCGCATGTACATCCAACCATATGATGTTCTTACGAAACGCAGTGAGGTCGGTTGACTATCATACGATTGAAGCTGCAAGAAATATGGGGGCAAGTCCAGCAAATGTGTTGTTTAAGATTGTTTTACCTACATTGCTACCAACCATTTTTGCGTTAACAATCTTAACATTTTTAACAGGGTTAGCTGCAGTTTCTGCACCATTAATTGTTGGGGGAACTGATTTCCAAACTATTAACCCAATGATTATTACATTTGCTAAATCACAATCCTCAAAAGATTTAGCTGCATTTTTAGCTATGCTATTGGGATTAGCGACAATTATCTTATTAACTATCATGAATCGTGTTGAACGTGGTGGTCGTTATATGTCAATCTCAAAAACTAAAGCAAAAATTAAAAAACAAAAGATTCAATCACCAATTGGTAATGTGATTGCGCATATTGTCGCTTATGTTTTATTCTTCATCTATGTGATGCCAATTGTATTTATTATTTTGTATTCATTTACAAAACCATTAGCGATAAAACAGGGTGAAATTTCATTTGCGAACTTTACGCTAGAAAATTACCAACAACTCTTTACAAGTGCTTCTGCATTTTCTCCTTACTTAATCAGTTTGGTGTATGCAGGATTGGCTGCGGTGTTAGTAACGATTTTAGCAATTGTGATTGCAAGAATCGTACGTCGTAGCACATGGAAATTTGATTTCCTTTTTGAATACGGTGCATTAGTACCATGGATTTTACCATCAACGTTGATTGCTTTAGGATTTTTATTCACATACAACCAACCAAGATGGATTATCTTAAACTGGGTATTAATCGGTACTGTTGTAATGTTACTAATTGCTTTTATTGTTGTTAAATTACCATTCTCATACAGAATGGTGAGAGCTGTATTCTTCAGTATTGATGATGAATTAGAAGAAGCATCTCGTAGTATGGGAGCTTCAACTTTTCAAACGATGATTAAAGTTATCATTCCATTTATCTTGCCAACGGTATTATCTGTGGCAGTATTGAACTTTAACAGCTTACTATCAGACTTTGATTTATCCGTATTCTTATATCATCCTTTATTTAAACCTTTAGGTATTGTTATTAAGGAAGCCAGTGATGAAACAGCAACTACAAATGCTCAAGCAATGACTTTTGTATATACTGTAGTTCTTATGATTATTTCAACAGCAGCATTGTACTTAACAAGAGGAAGAAACGCTAAGAAATCAAAGAAAAAGAAATAACATTTAAAAGGCAATGAATATAAGTCATTGCCTTTTTTATTGGAGGAGATAATTTGAAAAATTTAGTGTTTGATATGGGAAACGTCCTCATTGAATGGAATAGTGAGAAGATTTTACAAGCTATTACAGATGATAGAAAATTACAAAACTTGTTAAGAAAAGAGGTTTTTGAAACTGGTTTGTGGGTTCAAACTGATGAAGGTGTGAAGACTAGGGAAGAAATGATTGAGATAGTTACAACTAAAATTGGGGAAGAGTATCGAAATGAATTAACTCAACTTTCAAGATACTGGTATAAATACGTGGATGTTTATACAAAGGTTCAAGATAGAATTATTGAACTTTCAAAAAATGGCTACAATATTTACATTTTATCAAATACAGCTTATACTTTTTATGATTTGGTAAAAGAAGGATACCTTCCAGCGGCTTCTATTGCTAAAGGAATCGTACTTTCTTGCGAAGAAAAAGTCTTGAAGCCCAATGAAAAAATTTATAACATCCTTCTTGAACGCTACAATTTAGATCCTCACGATACGATGTTTTTTGATGATTTGTCAGAAAATATTTGGGGAGCAGCGCGTTGCGGGATTAATGGATTTGTTGTAGAAAATGAACGTGAATTATTAACTTACTTAGATAAGTTAAGGGAGGAAATGAATTGGCGACAATTAAGGACATTGCTAAATTAGCAGGTGTTTCTCACGGAACCGCCTCTAATGTTTTAAACCAGAGAGGTAATGTCAGTTCAGAAAAGATTTCTAAAGTCCTAAAGGCTGCAAAAGAATTAGGTTATACGATTAATCCTCAGGCTCAACTGTTGAGAAAGGGCTTCTCGAATAAAGTAGTTGTTTTTATTCCCTTTGTTTTAAAAGAACATTATTCTGTGTTCTACGAAAGTATATTACAACAGGCTGAAAAAGAGAGTATTGAGATTGAGGTTTTCTATTTTAAAGAAAAAAATTTACGAAGTATTGTAGAAAAGGAAAGTTTATTAAAACCTTCAGTTGCAGTATTTGTTGGGTATGTTCCAAAAGACAATGTGTTAACAATATTTCAACAGGATACGAAAATACATTTTGTTGATGTTTTGGAGGATCCGAATAAATATGGTGTTATCTCATTTGATTATAGTCTTTTAGCAAAAGAGTTAATAAAACGATTGAATAAAGGTAATCAAAAATTACTGTTAATCGATTATAAATTCGAGAATGGGAAATCATTATCTGAAGATATTTTGAATGAGATTTCTGAACATATTTCAATTGAGAGATTTTCAATGGAGAATAGGCAAGATTTAATTCGATTGTTTGAACAATATGAGAGGCTTGACGAGTTCAGCGCTATTTTTGCAATTGATAGAGAGATTCTTAGAAACATTCAAGAAATTCAGTCTTGGTTAGGAAGAAGCAGAATAGAAAATATTTTTGCTCTAGATAGTTTTCAACTTATTCGTGCAAAAAAAAATATTTTTGAGTTGGATTATAAATTGTGTGCTAAAAAGGTCATCGATATAATTAAAAATGGGGATATGGGTCGTATTCTGATGACACCAGAAGGGTTTAGAGCTAAAAACGTTTATACGAAATATGCAAATCCTCAGAAGATACGATTGCTAACGATTAGTTCTCCAACAACTCGTGTGTTGAAATTCTTATCAGGTATTTTTGAACATGAGACAAATATTCGCATTGAAATAGAAGAATTGGAATCTTCAGAGTACGATGTTACGAAAATTAAAAATAGTGCATTCACAAAGAGGTATGATCTAATCCGACTGGATATGGCCGTGTTACCTGAAGTGGCGGAGGATCTTTTTGTTCCTTTAGAGGATGTAGAAGGCAGTAAGAAACTTCTTAAACAATTTGACGAAAAATTACTAAACGAATTTATGTATTCAAATAAAAAATGGTATGGTGTTCCTTTAGATGTTTCCGTTCAATTACTTTATTATCGCAAGGACTTATTTTTAAATAAATTAGTTCAACGAGAGTTTTATGAGCGGTTTAGAAAAGAATTAATTGTACCACAAAGTTATGAAGAATTTGACTTGATTTGCCAATTTTTCACTAAGAATATAAATAAGGCATCTCAAACTGAGTATGGGCATAGTATTGCGATGAAAACGCCGCTCGTTGCTTCATGTGATTTCTTACCAAGATACCGTGAGCAAGTGTTAAATCAAGTTGATAATCCTTATCAAACGGCTTTAGAGCAATATATGGCTAGTTTGAAAACTAGTGATCAGAACAAAGATAAATGGTGGGGAGATATCGTTCAGGAATTTGCTGAAGGAAAAACAGCAATGATGACCGTCTTTTCTAACTATTCAACAGTGCTTGCTGGTCAGTTGCAAAACGATATTGATTTTGGTGTAGCTCGTATTCCTGGAAAACAACCACTGATTGGTGGAGGAACTGTGGGGATTGTAAAAGAAAGTAAGATGAAAGAGCAAGCGCTATTATTTTTAGAATGGTTGTATAGTGACGAAATTTCTAAACTAATCGTAGCGCTTGGAGGAATGATTCTTAGTAAGGAAGTTCTAAGTAACCAAGAATTAATGGAAATGCACCCATGGTTATCACATTTGGAGAAGTCTATTCAATTAGGAAAAAGGCAAGTTTGGAATAATCAAAAATTCAGTTTGTCGGATGAAATAGAACTAGGCGAAAGAGTATTACAAGAAGTTTTTAACGATTGAAGAGATAAGGATTCTTATCTCTTTTTTTTGCAGAAAAACAATGATCATACAATTTTTGATACGTATCAAAAATGATACAAACTTACTTAAAAACGAAAAGTGTATCATCTATGTTACGTATTATGCAGGATACACAGTGCATCAAAAAAATACCTTTGAGAAGACTCTCAAAGGTATTTTGCGTTATTATTTGCGGTTTTGTTTTCCAGCGTTTCTTCCAACTGGTTTATTTTGGCGCTTTGCAAAAGTTTCTTGTTGTGTTGCTTTTTGTGCTGGTTTGCTTGGTGTTTTACGCTCTGGTAAAACTACATTGTCATGATTTAACTCTTCGTCAATTTGAGCTTTAATTTTTGGACGTAAGTATGTGTTTTGAATCCAAGATTGTAAGATTTGAATTAAAGCGGAAGCAAAGAAGTAAATACCAACCCCTGCAGGTGATTGGAAAGTCATCATAAACATCATTACTGGTAAAATATAGTTCATAGAACGACTTTGTTTCTTTGTTTCTTCATCCATTCCCATTTGACTTACGAGAGATTGAATGTAGTATAGTGCAGCTGTAGCAATTGCTAAAGGAACAAATTCTTTACCTAGAGCAATTCCCATGAAGTCACTGCTTGAAATCTCGTTAGATAGCAAGATTGCATTATATAATCCGCTCCAAATTGGAAGTGTAATTAAGAGTGGAAGACATCCAGAACCAAGTCCGCCCATTAATGAGACGTTATTTAACTTGTATAGATCCATTTGCTCTTGTTGAATTTCTAGTTTTTCTTGAGGAGTTGCTGCTTGTTCTGCACGAGCAGTAATTTCCGCAATATATGGTTTTAAAACAGCCATCTTCTCTTGTTGCACAAGCATTGATTTCATTTGATGGAATTGTGTTGGCATTAAAACCACACGGACTAAAACGGAGACGATAACAATCGCAATAGCATAATTTCCATTAAACATAGAAGCAATTTGATTTAATAACCATTGTGTTGGGACGACTAGATATTCATAGAGCCATCCAACGGGTTGATGATCTGCATTATATTGCACGGTACATCCTGCTAATAGTAGTGGAAGAACAGTTGCAACGAAAAGCAGTTGCGTTTTTTTAGTAAGTTTCATAATCACTTTCCTTTTCATTTAATAACATGACTTATTTTACACGGGTTTCGTTGAAATAGCAATGTTCTTTATATAATTTCAAATTTTGTAAAAAGAGGTGCATCCATCAATGAACATTCTTCGTATCGGTCGACACGTCCGTAAGGAGAAGTGGATGCTTTTACACGTTCAATAAAGCGATTGACAGCGTTTGGCTCTCCTTGAGCTACGGCTAGGACAGAACCATCCATTTTGTTTTGAACCGTTCCAGTAATCTCTAGTTGAATAGCGAGTTGCTGTGTGAAGAAACGGAAGCCAACACCTTGAACTCGTCCCCAGACGCGAATTTGTCGAGTAATCATAGAAATACCTCCTTAAATGATGATTAATTTGTCATCTTTATGAAACAAGATTACCATGATTTCCTAAAATTTGGTATACTAAGATACGAGGTGAAAACATGTTTAAAGTGATTGAAACAGCGGGTCATGATGAACCATGGTGGTTTTTTGAAGACTGGGAAAAGATGATTGTTTCGACAGAAGAATTTGATGAGATTGAAGAGGCTCTTTGTGCCTATCAGGCTCTCTATCAAAATTTTGAAGATAACTATCCAGAAAAACGTGAGAAAGGATCTTGCTGTGTTGCATTTTGGAACACTGTAGAAACAGATTATTGTGTTCCTTGTGAATGTGACCTTCAGATTTTTCATGGAATTATGATTGTTGATAAAAAAAATCAATTAGTAGACTTGAAAGGAGAAGAACGTGGCTAAACAAACAAAGAAAAAAACGTCTAGAAGCAAAAATACTCAAAACTCAAATCCCTTACTTTCTATAGAAGCGTTAGCGGTATTTTTGATTGTCTATTGTTTATTAGCAATATTTCAACTGGGATTCTTGGGTAAATTTTTTGCAAACGTCATTCGCTTCTTTATAGGAGATTTATTTGTGTTCGGAGGCATTTGCGGAATCCTTGCTGGATTTGGAATGCTCTTTAGAGGACGAATGCCTAAAATTATTTGGAGATGGACTGTGGCAGCAGTTTGCTCAAGTATTGCGTTACTCCTATTTGTATCGGTAATGACTTATAGTAGCTTTACGAGTTCAGGGTCTCCTTTATTTCAAGAGATGATGAACCGATTTATGGTTGATTTTACATCCAATATGATTTCTCAAAACCTTGGTGGAGGGCTCATTGGTACGCTTTTATATGCGGGAACTTATTTCCTCGTATCGCAATGGGGAACTTATTTATTAGTATTCTTACTTCTAGTATGCAGTGCCTTACTTATTTTTGATATTCATTTAAGTGATGTTATGAATTTTGTTCGAACTCACGTATCCAATCTTTCTCAAAAAATTGCTGAGAAAAAGGCAGAAAAAGAAGCCAAACAAAAAGCGCTTGAAGAAGAGGATTTATATACTTCAAATCCAGAAACCCATCCGGATGATTCTTTACCAGTAGAAGAACCAGTAAAGGAAGAACGAAAAGAACATTCCTTATTAAACCGAATGAAAAATGCCTTCTTTGATGATTATGAAGATGAATCAATGGTAGATACGGAGCAGGAATTGTATGAACCTGTCTACAGTGAGCCAGTAGTTTCTCCAGAGCCAGTTCCGCCGGTAACACCAGTAGTTTCAACTCCATCGCCAATCGCTTCTAAAACACAAGAAAACTCTATCCATGAGGATGATGCGTTTGAGGATGATGGGGAAGATATCGGAGACTTAGCAATGGGAGGCGAGGAAAATGATGAAGATTATCAATTACCTCCAGTGACCTTATTGAATCCTGTTCAACAATCCGATCAATCGAATGAACGTACAATTGTGGAACGCAATATGCGTATTTTAGAGCGTACGTTTGCAAGTTTTGGGGTGGATGCTAAAGTCATGCCAAACCCAATGCTAGGGCCAGCCGTTACAAAATACGAAATTCAACCAGCAATCGGTGTGAAGGTAAGTAAGATTGTTAACTTGAGTGATGATATAGCTCTAGCACTTGCTGCTAAAGATATTCGTATCGAAGCTCCAATCCCAGGAAAACCATATGTAGGGATTGAAGTTCCAAATAGCCAAACAAGTTTTGTATCCTTTAGCGATGTGATTCAATCGGCGATTCAATCTCCAAAACCTTTAGACGTACCATTAGGAAGAGATATCTCTGGTAATGTTCGTCTTTGCGATATTACGAAAATGCCGCATATGTTAATTGCCGGTTCAACTGGTTCTGGTAAATCCGTATGTATTAACGGCATTATCACAAGTATTTTAATGAAGACAAAACCACATGAAGTGAAACTGATGATGATTGATCCGAAGATGGTAGAGTTGAATGTGTATAATGGTATTCCTCATCTATTAACACCGGTTGTAACAAACCCTCGTAAAGCCGCGCAAGCCTTACAAAAGGTTGTGGCTGAGATGGAAAAACGTTACGAATTATTTGCTTCAATGGGAATGCGTAATATCGATGGGTATAACGCTCATGTCGAACAATATAACCGTGAAACAGGCGAAAATAACCCAACGCTTCCTTATATCGTCGTGATTGTAGACGAACTTGCGGACTTAATGATGGTTGCAAGTAATGAAGTGGAAGACACGATTATTCGTCTTGCGCAAATGGCTCGTGCTGCCGGGATTCATATGATTCTAGCAACACAACGTCCATCGGTTGACGTTATCACAGGGATTATTAAAGCCAACGTTCCTTCTCGTATCGCCTTTGCGGTATCTAGTGGTACAGACTCTCGTACGATTATTGATGCTAATGGCGCTGAGAAACTTTTAGGACGCGGGGATATGCTGTATATGCCAATGGGTGAAAATAAACCAATTCGTGTACAGGGTGCATTCTTAACGGATGAAGAAGTCGAACGTATCGTTGATTTCGTGAAAAATCAGCAAGAAGTAGAGTATGATGAAGCGATGATGCCTTCAGAAAACACAACTGCTGCTGGTGGTAGTGAACCTGAAGACGAACTATTCTACGAAGTCATCGAATTATTAAAAGAACAAGAAACGATTAGTACTTCCTACTTACAAAGACGTTTCCGTATCGGATTTAACCGTGCAGCACGAATGATTGACGATTTAGAAGCGCGTGGTTATGTCGGTCCTGCAGATGGAAGCAAAGGAAGAAAAGTGAATGTTCATGTTTTCAGTGAAAATAATGCTTCTGAAACCACTGAAACAAACACTTAGAAATGTAAAACACGAACATTTTTCGATAAAATTACCTCCAATAGAAAGATTTATCTTGCTTTTCATTTTATTTATGATA
This Granulicatella adiacens ATCC 49175 DNA region includes the following protein-coding sequences:
- a CDS encoding glycerophosphodiester phosphodiesterase family protein — encoded protein: MTNPLQEARKEHVLVCAHRGTCGASVIQNTRLAFNNALLHGADIVELDIVRSKDGIFYGLHDGVEKYIFGKEVDIRELNSDEIDHLVVTNEFDKPLEGHVERVDVILDYLSEKDCFINLDRSWFYWDTFLDYLKKRPDTSCCILKAPAKAEILEVLNAAKFEIAFMPIVKTQEEYRLVEQYANINTVAVELIFKTLDAETVNPDFMDELHQKGLLLWANTLTLNKVSKLCGDCDDHRAVSGDLDGSFGKLLEMGFDIIQTDWPYLLSSYIKNIQK
- a CDS encoding extracellular solute-binding protein; this translates as MNKTLKKLALLSVAILGAACAPSTSSSSESTQASSGSSGSSDEKIVIYSNSVSNGRGDWLKEKAAENGFNIEFVSINGGELADRVIAEKNNAIADMIFGLNNMEFNRLKDENLLEKYEPSWKSEVDLSLGDADGLFYPLVVQPLVLIGNESSTMPKDWTDLAKPEYKGKYNIFKLSGGTSKVILGSIASRYRDDSGELGVSKEGWDVIKGYAQNAKVVASETDYIGMIIDKKDGIEYNMMWGSGYLQNKNERKYNFNVMYPEVGEPFVTEQIGILNTSKKKETVQKFINWFGSAEVQAEWSKKFSSIPANKKALEQANDDVKDFMSKVKSQKLDWEFISKNISSWVEKVELEFLK
- a CDS encoding ABC transporter ATP-binding protein, whose product is MIKFENVQISYGDFVAVDDLNLEIKEGEFFTFLGPSGCGKSTTLRTLVGFIDPSKGNIFVDEKDITRLAPEKREIGIVFQSYALFPTMTVYDNIAYGLKIKKMPKSEIDAKVNEIAQKIKISDKQLQRNVSELSGGQQQRVALARALVLEPKILCLDEPLSNLDAKLRIDLRLELKRLQRDLGITTLYVTHDQEEALTLSDRIAVFNNGFIEQVGTPQEIYNQSATEFVCDFIGDINKLTEETMKELTGKEEEKVGYIRLERIKFKSTSEEDYTIKGTVVDTEFKGVLVQYTVKAESEQILRVIQKNDYLEIFELGQELTLFIHPNDILQY
- a CDS encoding ABC transporter permease codes for the protein MAKRNSLSQWILRLIVGWILIALVIYPNLNLLKEIFYKNGQFSFTAVQKIFSSQRAMQSIQNSFILAVALVITVNVVGTLVVLFTEYWEIKGSKVLKLGYMTSLVYGGVVLVTGYKFVYGSNGVITKFLTQIFPSLDSNWFTGFGAVLFIMTFACTSNHMMFLRNAVRSVDYHTIEAARNMGASPANVLFKIVLPTLLPTIFALTILTFLTGLAAVSAPLIVGGTDFQTINPMIITFAKSQSSKDLAAFLAMLLGLATIILLTIMNRVERGGRYMSISKTKAKIKKQKIQSPIGNVIAHIVAYVLFFIYVMPIVFIILYSFTKPLAIKQGEISFANFTLENYQQLFTSASAFSPYLISLVYAGLAAVLVTILAIVIARIVRRSTWKFDFLFEYGALVPWILPSTLIALGFLFTYNQPRWIILNWVLIGTVVMLLIAFIVVKLPFSYRMVRAVFFSIDDELEEASRSMGASTFQTMIKVIIPFILPTVLSVAVLNFNSLLSDFDLSVFLYHPLFKPLGIVIKEASDETATTNAQAMTFVYTVVLMIISTAALYLTRGRNAKKSKKKK
- a CDS encoding HAD family hydrolase, translating into MKNLVFDMGNVLIEWNSEKILQAITDDRKLQNLLRKEVFETGLWVQTDEGVKTREEMIEIVTTKIGEEYRNELTQLSRYWYKYVDVYTKVQDRIIELSKNGYNIYILSNTAYTFYDLVKEGYLPAASIAKGIVLSCEEKVLKPNEKIYNILLERYNLDPHDTMFFDDLSENIWGAARCGINGFVVENERELLTYLDKLREEMNWRQLRTLLN
- a CDS encoding extracellular solute-binding protein; its protein translation is MATIKDIAKLAGVSHGTASNVLNQRGNVSSEKISKVLKAAKELGYTINPQAQLLRKGFSNKVVVFIPFVLKEHYSVFYESILQQAEKESIEIEVFYFKEKNLRSIVEKESLLKPSVAVFVGYVPKDNVLTIFQQDTKIHFVDVLEDPNKYGVISFDYSLLAKELIKRLNKGNQKLLLIDYKFENGKSLSEDILNEISEHISIERFSMENRQDLIRLFEQYERLDEFSAIFAIDREILRNIQEIQSWLGRSRIENIFALDSFQLIRAKKNIFELDYKLCAKKVIDIIKNGDMGRILMTPEGFRAKNVYTKYANPQKIRLLTISSPTTRVLKFLSGIFEHETNIRIEIEELESSEYDVTKIKNSAFTKRYDLIRLDMAVLPEVAEDLFVPLEDVEGSKKLLKQFDEKLLNEFMYSNKKWYGVPLDVSVQLLYYRKDLFLNKLVQREFYERFRKELIVPQSYEEFDLICQFFTKNINKASQTEYGHSIAMKTPLVASCDFLPRYREQVLNQVDNPYQTALEQYMASLKTSDQNKDKWWGDIVQEFAEGKTAMMTVFSNYSTVLAGQLQNDIDFGVARIPGKQPLIGGGTVGIVKESKMKEQALLFLEWLYSDEISKLIVALGGMILSKEVLSNQELMEMHPWLSHLEKSIQLGKRQVWNNQKFSLSDEIELGERVLQEVFND
- the yidC gene encoding membrane protein insertase YidC: MKLTKKTQLLFVATVLPLLLAGCTVQYNADHQPVGWLYEYLVVPTQWLLNQIASMFNGNYAIAIVIVSVLVRVVLMPTQFHQMKSMLVQQEKMAVLKPYIAEITARAEQAATPQEKLEIQQEQMDLYKLNNVSLMGGLGSGCLPLLITLPIWSGLYNAILLSNEISSSDFMGIALGKEFVPLAIATAALYYIQSLVSQMGMDEETKKQSRSMNYILPVMMFMMTFQSPAGVGIYFFASALIQILQSWIQNTYLRPKIKAQIDEELNHDNVVLPERKTPSKPAQKATQQETFAKRQNKPVGRNAGKQNRK
- a CDS encoding acylphosphatase gives rise to the protein MITRQIRVWGRVQGVGFRFFTQQLAIQLEITGTVQNKMDGSVLAVAQGEPNAVNRFIERVKASTSPYGRVDRYEECSLMDAPLFTKFEII